In Phragmitibacter flavus, one DNA window encodes the following:
- a CDS encoding DUF1800 family protein yields the protein MKLNLPLVLGLVTTSLLSFSQTGYAMSDFNNDGYDDVWQHRYSVTPDLLPPDEDEDGDGASNYEESVAGTDPRSAGDRLNVETMAIVGTDVQVSFETLTGKRYSLVSSSSPKGPTWVAEGSPVTGNNATMTITVPMGTGTTPKFYMVKVCDQDSDGDQISDWAESVMGTNPALANSTNNASGGAASDGETLRSLMSITTSVVTPSAFEKEGIKARVRLTRTYGTTMPLTISLTTAGSPDPLKGSASANDYTLQTSTGVAIPGSTITMASGATQYDLLVAPKVETPLIPEVPEILRLSFKADNGSVTIPVGTTCTVDVRDATNTDDNRRLFVSYYGREGGAVTSATGVSTLLLNGDNTQALVRSEFSNLTTIQSASHLHAAPAIDPQNSGPIIESIPLGQVSEHPWSIEAEPAVGWTTDQATLNALHAGYVYINVHSANYPSGEVRGNYTLTSGSVMPPPTPADPPAYGSAQWPALTGDAIDRDIARFLTQATFGPTPESIQEVKNLIAANGNNAIAGYTAWLDQQISATTTPYPSLKTLVEAADVEDFMIRGNRHLNANNDPQFGGASFSWNTGNRTWSGSTIHENNYPNQLNRRREWWTLTLQAKAQLRQRMAFALSQIVVISEADTTVATYHYGAAHYWDMLANNAFGKYRQVLSDVTQHPIMGIYLSHLKNRKASGNITPDENFAREIMQLFSIGLVLRHPDGSLKLDEDGLPIPTYDQEDIRELSRVMTGFGFGKRHAVVNGVATYPNTSNQRIGAVENNTDFYLGNQIRYWQAQWTNPMKIFDAHHDFAAKILFEGKVGQANIPARTDNSGVESEGLADISLALNALAGQLASSTYDGHPNTPMFISRLLIQRFTTSNPSSGYLHRVAQKFRDTNGNLGEVIKAILLDYEARSLSFADNVATAGKPKEPLLHLAAYLRAAKVFSGAPLANLTTMTVPFNSQQSPVTTAYPTSELAKFTANPVRFRFSDLTGSITQSPQFSPSVFNWFLPDYVMPGPLAAAGLVAPELQVATESSVVNIFNYHYSTIFASLPSTTNTNTGRGLDDFPMMASYQNASQVQLANPQYSVNAGYFTATTFDSSPGGTAQPVNISNQKDNLILNYDPLIDSYISLYAASLVDQYAPAAVPTTPGTTQRQVAHAEAVRALVDQYDLLFCGGYLKAKFGSLGTSNPRKSIIDAVNFIAANNRHTSDNTNFRNDARTRIRNIIYLVLSCPQALILK from the coding sequence ATGAAGCTCAACCTCCCCCTAGTGCTGGGATTAGTCACCACTTCGCTGCTGTCATTTTCCCAAACGGGTTATGCAATGAGCGATTTTAACAATGATGGTTACGACGATGTCTGGCAGCATCGCTACTCGGTCACGCCGGACTTGTTGCCTCCTGATGAAGATGAAGATGGTGACGGGGCATCCAATTACGAGGAATCAGTGGCGGGAACCGATCCACGCAGCGCGGGGGATCGGCTGAATGTGGAGACAATGGCGATTGTCGGAACGGACGTGCAGGTATCGTTCGAGACTCTGACGGGAAAACGCTACAGTTTGGTCAGCAGTTCGTCGCCCAAGGGGCCGACCTGGGTTGCAGAAGGCAGTCCGGTGACGGGCAACAACGCGACCATGACGATCACGGTGCCGATGGGGACGGGAACAACGCCTAAATTCTACATGGTGAAGGTGTGTGATCAGGACAGCGATGGCGATCAGATTTCGGACTGGGCGGAGTCGGTGATGGGCACCAATCCTGCCCTTGCAAATTCGACCAACAACGCTTCGGGGGGCGCTGCCAGCGATGGCGAGACTTTGCGCAGCTTGATGTCGATCACCACCAGTGTGGTGACCCCTAGTGCCTTTGAAAAAGAAGGAATCAAAGCCCGTGTGCGGCTGACAAGAACTTACGGCACCACCATGCCGCTGACCATCTCGCTCACCACGGCGGGATCGCCTGATCCGCTGAAGGGATCGGCCTCTGCCAACGACTACACATTACAAACGAGCACGGGTGTTGCAATACCCGGCAGCACCATCACCATGGCCAGTGGTGCCACGCAATACGATTTGTTGGTGGCCCCCAAAGTGGAGACGCCACTGATTCCGGAAGTGCCGGAAATCTTACGGCTTTCGTTCAAGGCGGACAACGGAAGCGTGACCATTCCGGTCGGCACCACCTGCACCGTTGACGTGCGCGATGCCACCAATACGGATGACAATCGTCGTCTTTTTGTCTCGTATTATGGTCGCGAGGGTGGTGCGGTGACCAGTGCGACCGGGGTCTCAACCTTGTTGCTGAATGGCGACAACACTCAGGCGTTGGTGCGATCCGAATTCAGCAACCTGACAACGATCCAAAGCGCGTCTCACTTGCACGCGGCACCTGCCATCGATCCTCAGAACAGCGGGCCCATCATTGAAAGCATTCCGCTGGGTCAGGTCAGCGAACATCCGTGGTCGATTGAAGCTGAACCGGCGGTGGGATGGACAACGGATCAGGCGACGCTCAATGCCCTGCATGCAGGATATGTTTACATCAACGTCCACAGTGCCAACTACCCGAGTGGTGAAGTGCGTGGTAATTATACCCTGACTTCAGGTTCCGTGATGCCGCCACCGACACCTGCGGATCCCCCCGCCTATGGCAGCGCCCAATGGCCGGCGTTGACCGGCGACGCCATTGACCGGGACATCGCGAGATTTTTGACTCAGGCCACCTTTGGTCCCACACCGGAGAGCATCCAGGAGGTGAAAAATCTGATTGCCGCCAATGGCAACAACGCGATCGCGGGTTACACCGCGTGGCTGGATCAACAAATCAGTGCCACCACCACGCCATATCCTTCGTTGAAAACCTTGGTGGAGGCGGCGGACGTGGAGGATTTTATGATTCGTGGCAACCGGCATCTGAATGCGAACAACGATCCCCAGTTTGGGGGCGCTTCATTTTCCTGGAATACAGGAAACCGCACTTGGTCAGGCAGCACGATCCACGAGAACAACTATCCCAATCAGCTGAACCGCCGTCGCGAATGGTGGACGTTGACATTGCAGGCCAAAGCCCAGTTGCGCCAGCGCATGGCTTTTGCTTTGAGTCAGATCGTCGTCATTTCCGAAGCCGACACCACCGTCGCCACCTATCACTACGGGGCAGCCCACTATTGGGACATGCTGGCCAACAATGCCTTTGGCAAATACCGCCAGGTATTGTCGGATGTTACCCAGCATCCCATCATGGGGATCTATCTCAGCCACCTAAAAAACCGCAAGGCTTCCGGGAACATTACTCCGGATGAAAACTTTGCGCGGGAGATCATGCAGTTGTTTTCCATTGGCTTGGTGCTGCGCCACCCCGACGGCAGCCTGAAGCTGGATGAGGACGGACTTCCCATTCCCACTTACGACCAGGAGGATATCCGCGAACTCTCCAGAGTCATGACCGGCTTCGGCTTTGGAAAACGTCACGCGGTGGTGAACGGTGTTGCGACCTATCCGAATACCTCCAATCAGCGGATCGGTGCAGTTGAAAACAATACGGATTTCTACTTGGGCAACCAGATTCGTTACTGGCAGGCTCAGTGGACGAATCCGATGAAGATATTCGATGCTCATCATGACTTCGCTGCGAAGATCTTGTTTGAGGGGAAGGTGGGGCAGGCGAACATCCCGGCGCGAACTGATAACTCAGGGGTCGAATCAGAAGGACTTGCAGATATTAGTCTGGCGCTCAATGCCCTCGCGGGGCAGTTGGCCTCTTCCACTTACGACGGGCATCCCAACACGCCCATGTTCATCAGCCGGTTACTGATCCAGCGATTCACCACCTCCAATCCAAGCTCCGGTTATCTTCATCGCGTTGCACAAAAGTTCAGGGATACGAATGGCAATCTCGGGGAAGTCATCAAGGCCATCCTGCTGGATTATGAAGCGCGCAGTCTGTCGTTCGCTGACAATGTGGCCACCGCAGGAAAACCCAAGGAGCCGCTGCTGCACCTGGCAGCCTATCTGCGTGCCGCCAAGGTTTTCTCTGGTGCCCCGCTCGCCAACCTGACCACCATGACGGTCCCCTTCAATTCGCAGCAGTCTCCGGTGACCACTGCCTATCCGACTTCTGAACTCGCGAAGTTCACGGCCAATCCGGTGCGGTTCAGGTTCTCCGATCTGACCGGGTCCATTACCCAGAGCCCGCAGTTTTCCCCCAGTGTTTTCAACTGGTTCCTGCCGGACTATGTGATGCCTGGACCGCTTGCCGCAGCGGGCTTGGTGGCCCCTGAACTTCAGGTCGCTACGGAGTCCAGCGTCGTCAACATCTTCAATTATCACTACAGCACCATCTTTGCCTCGCTTCCATCGACCACCAACACCAACACCGGACGCGGACTGGATGATTTCCCGATGATGGCATCCTATCAAAATGCTTCGCAGGTGCAGCTGGCGAACCCCCAATATTCGGTCAACGCTGGATATTTCACTGCCACGACCTTTGACTCCTCTCCGGGTGGAACGGCCCAGCCGGTGAACATCAGCAATCAAAAAGACAATCTGATTCTGAACTATGATCCACTGATCGATAGCTACATCAGTCTTTACGCCGCATCCCTGGTCGACCAATATGCTCCTGCTGCAGTTCCGACGACACCGGGAACCACTCAACGACAGGTGGCGCATGCCGAAGCGGTCAGAGCATTGGTGGATCAGTATGACCTGCTTTTTTGTGGTGGTTATCTGAAAGCGAAATTCGGATCACTGGGAACCTCCAATCCGCGCAAGTCGATCATCGACGCAGTGAACTTCATCGCCGCCAACAACCGCCACACCAGTGACAATACCAACTTTAGGAACGATGCCCGCACCCGCATTCGCAACATCATCTATCTTGTCCTGAGCTGTCCGCAGGCGTTGATCCTTAAATAG
- a CDS encoding general secretion pathway protein GspK — MNFAILPTKKSRASALLVVLWVIALLSFLVVTTLMVIMQDVESVGARHQVFRARQLAEMGVAVASNPMVKMGDPLLGRQVSPVERYEAIISTEESLLNINALLTEQRRLILERLFSGKGLEAAAAQTLVNRMLDWIDGDELQRLDSMERDQYEKAGFPGRPYDRPFRSLDEVALVAGMDTLIELWPQWRESFTVFGDGMLDVNEASPELIAALTGVSVLNARDLASRRDGPDGRRYTLDDTPFLELGEVTALLGISEADMVLLEGLLTLKGSTRRVVSTGVAGDYARSITVLVSGDGGSAVMLDWRETVPQ, encoded by the coding sequence ATGAATTTCGCGATCTTACCGACCAAAAAAAGCCGGGCTTCCGCCTTGCTGGTGGTGTTATGGGTGATCGCACTGCTGTCTTTTTTGGTGGTAACCACCTTGATGGTGATCATGCAGGATGTGGAGTCGGTGGGAGCGCGGCACCAGGTGTTTCGTGCGAGACAGCTCGCGGAGATGGGGGTTGCTGTGGCGTCGAATCCGATGGTGAAGATGGGTGATCCTTTGCTGGGCCGTCAGGTTTCCCCGGTGGAGAGGTATGAAGCGATCATCTCCACCGAGGAGAGTTTGCTCAACATCAACGCCTTGCTCACGGAGCAGCGTCGGCTGATTTTGGAGCGGTTATTTTCAGGGAAAGGTTTGGAAGCGGCGGCGGCGCAGACGTTGGTCAATCGCATGCTCGACTGGATCGATGGCGATGAATTGCAGCGGCTCGACAGCATGGAGCGCGATCAATATGAAAAGGCGGGTTTTCCGGGGCGGCCTTATGATCGACCGTTTCGCAGTCTGGATGAAGTGGCGCTGGTGGCCGGAATGGACACGTTGATCGAGCTTTGGCCACAATGGCGGGAGAGTTTCACCGTGTTTGGAGATGGGATGCTGGACGTCAATGAGGCGAGTCCTGAGCTGATTGCGGCCCTCACGGGGGTTTCGGTGCTGAATGCAAGGGATCTGGCGTCACGCCGCGACGGACCCGATGGACGACGTTACACGCTGGATGATACGCCATTTTTAGAGCTGGGCGAAGTGACGGCGCTGCTGGGCATTTCAGAGGCCGACATGGTATTGCTCGAAGGTTTGTTGACGCTCAAGGGGAGCACCCGCCGGGTGGTGAGCACGGGGGTTGCAGGGGATTATGCCCGCAGCATCACGGTTTTGGTTTCTGGAGATGGCGGGAGCGCGGTCATGCTGGATTGGCGCGAGACCGTGCCGCAGTAG
- a CDS encoding PilN domain-containing protein: protein MPAAPNLHLYLPGEDSRELWRRESNGRWAHQVTASTDTSGAVRAIEMLAFDSSPFFALNPGDDHKGLDQAIALRWESLGMEVEPPGKVWTGWEVAHEHGRVLVGTLALNAQDLPEEMLRHNASGFEPSISLYAIPHHSFVIYKELGRYVVAFMHEKRLVHVTVLSSRQLDDHAVTEIHHLVEALRGSLLVSTFQCGYLWTEAPAAFLTSIQQILGIPILVAPKPAPELPLESSGLVPPFVAIARLAHQKRRRQMQIFAFAVAAVALLFAGWMGALMLREHKINEQMAVIEARRPEVESARTAQLRWSALEEAVTPDTYPVEVFHQIVSLLPPEGIRFKEFSMNSENVVVSGEASSLIHASTFQKALKESTPLQRYTFNAPQPTIMDDNRASFRIEGNLNPGGADATQ, encoded by the coding sequence ATGCCCGCCGCCCCGAACCTCCACTTGTATCTTCCCGGCGAAGATAGCAGGGAGTTGTGGCGTCGTGAATCCAATGGCCGCTGGGCTCATCAAGTTACCGCTTCCACCGACACGAGCGGAGCCGTTCGGGCGATCGAGATGCTGGCATTCGACAGCAGTCCGTTTTTTGCATTGAACCCTGGCGATGACCACAAGGGCCTCGACCAGGCGATTGCGCTGCGCTGGGAATCCCTCGGCATGGAGGTTGAGCCGCCGGGCAAGGTATGGACCGGATGGGAGGTCGCTCATGAACACGGCCGTGTTCTGGTTGGAACCCTCGCGCTCAATGCCCAGGACCTGCCCGAAGAAATGCTCCGGCACAACGCTTCAGGATTTGAGCCCAGCATCTCGCTCTATGCGATCCCCCATCACAGTTTTGTCATCTACAAGGAACTCGGACGTTATGTCGTCGCCTTCATGCATGAGAAACGTTTGGTGCATGTGACCGTGCTCTCCTCCCGCCAGCTTGATGACCATGCCGTGACGGAAATTCATCACCTGGTGGAAGCATTGCGCGGCAGCCTGCTGGTCTCTACTTTTCAGTGCGGCTATCTTTGGACCGAAGCCCCCGCCGCTTTCCTGACATCGATCCAACAAATTCTAGGCATCCCCATCCTGGTCGCCCCCAAACCTGCGCCCGAACTCCCGTTGGAATCCAGCGGCCTTGTGCCGCCCTTCGTGGCCATCGCCAGGCTTGCCCATCAAAAGCGCCGCCGACAAATGCAAATTTTCGCGTTCGCCGTTGCCGCCGTCGCGCTCTTGTTCGCTGGCTGGATGGGTGCCCTGATGCTGCGCGAACACAAGATCAACGAACAAATGGCTGTCATCGAAGCCAGGCGTCCCGAAGTCGAAAGTGCCCGCACCGCGCAACTTCGCTGGTCCGCGCTCGAAGAGGCCGTGACGCCTGACACCTATCCGGTCGAAGTGTTTCACCAGATCGTCTCGCTGCTTCCGCCCGAAGGCATTCGCTTCAAGGAGTTCAGCATGAACAGTGAAAATGTCGTCGTCAGCGGCGAGGCCAGTTCACTCATCCATGCCTCCACTTTTCAGAAGGCGTTAAAAGAAAGCACGCCACTGCAACGCTACACCTTCAACGCCCCGCAGCCCACCATCATGGATGACAATCGGGCCAGCTTCCGCATCGAAGGAAACCTCAATCCGGGAGGTGCCGATGCAACGCAATGA
- a CDS encoding GspMb/PilO family protein, which yields MQRNERRLLIASGTIASVFALLLVSQRLINWQKNLDRREREIELLQMEADALLADAPAWEARARWLSQTQPVASDELEANKELDHIVSLAKREGLVVQSQQLQEPLKTDYFLQIGVTLSVKGQVPAVFRWMHTLLTPSEFRIVPALKVIPDKEDPAQVVAQVQFWRRYSPALAATP from the coding sequence ATGCAACGCAATGAACGTCGATTGCTGATCGCCAGCGGCACCATCGCCAGCGTGTTCGCTTTGTTGCTGGTCTCGCAACGGCTCATCAACTGGCAAAAAAACCTCGACCGCCGTGAGCGCGAAATCGAGTTGCTGCAAATGGAAGCCGACGCCCTCCTCGCCGATGCCCCTGCATGGGAAGCTCGCGCACGCTGGCTATCCCAAACCCAGCCAGTGGCCTCCGACGAACTCGAAGCCAACAAGGAACTCGATCACATCGTCTCCCTGGCCAAACGCGAAGGTCTCGTCGTGCAGTCACAACAACTTCAAGAGCCACTGAAAACCGACTACTTCCTGCAAATCGGTGTCACCCTCTCCGTCAAAGGCCAGGTTCCCGCCGTTTTCCGGTGGATGCACACCCTGCTCACCCCTTCCGAATTCCGCATCGTTCCCGCCCTCAAAGTCATCCCTGACAAGGAAGACCCCGCCCAAGTCGTCGCCCAAGTGCAATTCTGGCGGCGCTACTCACCCGCCCTGGCCGCCACCCCATGA
- a CDS encoding secretin N-terminal domain-containing protein, whose translation MQFPPGTPLSEVLEVYQQLTKKRLIRDPAVEAKTVGIETSGQLTPAEAIEFIEKSLLLSDVAIVPSGDNMLKVVSTEGAKKPSGEGVPVILRESDLPESDQVVSFVLPLQHLNAEDAAQTFSQIVPPHSYGIVAAIPNARALHITENTSTIRAYIALARQVDVPPNETKHQTIHLLRASAEEVAEQLSNLLGLNQASSATSSGGGSNNRRVNPPLTRPDVPMTPQQAAAQQAAQINITPTVGTATAEAAPPIIQPIARTNSLIVVARPLDIKYIEALVQELDAESPTRGFVSRRLNYMDLTTFITVAEKALMRHSDNARGGIPSSSGSGTNTSTSAVNSGSTTGFGSGGLNSRFGGSNNNNTFGGNDSMGGNGFGTTSGFGTSGGFGSSGSGGGGFGSGVSGGSGAGLEITPKAFSTLVANTLVIVDPASSSFFASGPPEQLRILNELADSLDVRPKQILLTTIIGEFTLGDDFKFGLDWIRTIDNIGNNSLIGGVLQTQGAAYANPSSLGGVEDFLPALDGLTVYGQIGKNLSTFMQTLGTSNRFRLLQRPSITTLNHQTATISTGQQIPYAGSSLTTADNVVSGASIQSTVQFASAELTISITPHIYNDREVLLEFMQQNNNVNGFTTISGNPVPNINSQQLQNRIIVPDRNTVMLGGLITENDTNNKNGLPFLIRVPILKHLFGNTNKNKTRRELMIFIQPRILKDGEEYMTEQSDINRDVISYPDVQSFANPGDGTSLLPLPNWQHERDATPPVKAQDASNPAR comes from the coding sequence GTGCAATTCCCGCCTGGCACCCCACTCTCCGAAGTCCTCGAAGTGTATCAACAACTCACCAAAAAGCGCCTCATCCGCGATCCTGCCGTCGAAGCCAAAACCGTCGGCATCGAAACCAGCGGCCAGCTCACTCCCGCTGAAGCGATCGAGTTCATCGAAAAATCCCTCCTGCTCTCTGATGTCGCCATCGTTCCCAGCGGCGACAACATGCTCAAGGTCGTCAGCACCGAAGGTGCCAAAAAACCGTCCGGCGAAGGGGTCCCTGTCATCCTTCGTGAAAGCGACCTGCCGGAATCCGACCAAGTCGTCAGCTTTGTCCTGCCCCTTCAACACCTCAACGCCGAAGACGCCGCCCAAACCTTCTCCCAAATCGTTCCCCCCCACTCGTATGGCATCGTCGCCGCCATTCCCAATGCGCGCGCCCTGCACATCACCGAAAACACCAGCACCATCCGCGCCTACATCGCCCTGGCCCGGCAGGTCGATGTCCCGCCCAACGAAACCAAACACCAGACCATTCACCTCCTCCGCGCCAGCGCTGAAGAAGTCGCCGAACAACTCTCCAACCTGCTCGGCCTTAATCAAGCCTCCTCCGCCACCTCCTCAGGCGGCGGAAGCAACAACCGTCGCGTCAATCCGCCGCTCACACGTCCTGACGTGCCGATGACCCCGCAACAAGCCGCCGCCCAGCAGGCCGCCCAAATCAACATCACCCCCACTGTCGGCACCGCCACCGCCGAAGCCGCCCCCCCCATCATCCAGCCCATCGCCCGCACCAACAGCCTCATCGTGGTCGCCAGGCCCCTCGACATCAAATACATCGAAGCCCTCGTCCAGGAACTCGATGCCGAATCCCCCACCCGTGGTTTCGTCTCGCGCCGTCTCAACTACATGGACCTCACCACCTTCATCACCGTTGCCGAGAAAGCCCTGATGCGACACAGTGACAACGCCAGAGGAGGCATCCCATCGAGCAGCGGCAGCGGCACCAATACCAGCACGAGCGCCGTCAACAGCGGCTCCACCACCGGCTTCGGCTCTGGCGGACTCAACAGCCGCTTTGGTGGCAGCAACAATAACAATACCTTCGGGGGCAACGACTCGATGGGTGGCAACGGCTTTGGAACCACCAGTGGCTTCGGAACCAGCGGCGGCTTTGGTAGCAGCGGTAGTGGTGGTGGTGGCTTCGGCTCCGGTGTTAGCGGTGGTTCAGGCGCCGGCCTTGAAATCACCCCCAAGGCATTCAGCACCCTGGTGGCCAATACCCTGGTCATCGTCGACCCCGCCAGCTCCAGCTTTTTCGCCAGCGGTCCACCTGAACAACTACGCATCCTGAATGAACTCGCTGATTCGCTCGATGTGCGCCCCAAACAAATCCTGCTCACCACCATCATCGGTGAATTCACCCTGGGCGATGACTTCAAATTTGGCCTCGACTGGATTCGCACCATCGACAACATCGGCAACAACAGCCTGATCGGTGGTGTCTTGCAAACCCAGGGAGCCGCCTATGCCAACCCTTCAAGTCTCGGCGGCGTCGAAGATTTCCTGCCCGCCCTCGACGGCCTCACCGTCTATGGCCAGATCGGCAAGAACCTTTCCACCTTCATGCAGACCCTGGGAACCAGCAATCGTTTCCGCCTCTTGCAACGCCCCAGCATCACCACCTTGAACCACCAGACCGCCACCATCTCCACCGGCCAGCAAATTCCCTACGCAGGCTCCTCACTCACCACTGCCGACAATGTCGTCAGCGGAGCTTCGATCCAGTCGACGGTCCAGTTCGCCAGTGCCGAGCTTACCATCTCCATCACCCCTCACATTTACAACGACCGGGAAGTGCTCCTTGAGTTCATGCAGCAAAACAACAACGTCAATGGCTTCACCACCATCAGCGGCAACCCCGTGCCCAACATCAACTCTCAACAACTGCAAAACCGCATCATCGTGCCCGACCGCAACACCGTGATGCTTGGAGGATTGATCACTGAAAACGACACCAACAACAAAAACGGCCTGCCCTTCCTCATCCGCGTGCCCATCCTGAAACACCTTTTCGGCAACACCAACAAAAACAAAACCCGCCGCGAACTGATGATCTTCATCCAACCCCGCATCCTGAAAGACGGCGAAGAATACATGACCGAACAAAGCGACATCAACCGGGACGTCATCAGCTATCCCGACGTGCAAAGTTTCGCCAATCCCGGCGACGGCACTTCCCTGCTTCCCCTGCCCAACTGGCAACACGAGCGAGATGCCACCCCCCCCGTCAAAGCCCAGGACGCATCCAACCCGGCCAGATAA
- the hflC gene encoding protease modulator HflC gives MKAVFLPFILLLVFAGVVVLSSSMYVVDETEQVIVTQFRRPVGEPVNVAPEKSEAGSHMHNSEAGLHFKLPFVQEVNRFEKRIISWEGPPNEIATRDKLYIVVDTFARWRIVNPLRYFETLGSDERTALSRLENIIGSESRNVIARHDLIEVVRTDKERKPQVDETLAEASPTVGVLPPIRVGRTILEREVLAAAAPKVTDWGIELLDVRFKRINYKDGVIEKIYDRMVSERMQIAEKFRSEGAGEAAVISGRKERELREIESGAYRKVQEIQGEADATASEIYARAYNISPEAGAFYQFIKTLDTYKTTLGADSTVILTTNSDFFKYLKSIDGGDPVPAPVPAAAAAPRRTPPPTPTVAPTPTAPRPAAAPTPTPTQPPTSAPVQAPAPAATPPANPN, from the coding sequence ATGAAAGCTGTTTTTCTTCCGTTTATTTTGTTGTTGGTGTTCGCAGGGGTGGTGGTGCTGTCGAGCAGTATGTATGTGGTGGACGAGACCGAGCAGGTCATTGTGACGCAGTTCCGCAGGCCGGTCGGGGAGCCGGTGAATGTGGCTCCCGAAAAAAGCGAAGCCGGGTCGCATATGCACAACAGTGAAGCAGGCCTGCACTTCAAGCTGCCGTTTGTTCAGGAAGTGAACCGGTTTGAAAAGCGCATCATCAGCTGGGAAGGACCGCCGAATGAGATCGCAACCCGGGACAAGCTTTACATTGTGGTCGACACCTTTGCGCGCTGGCGGATTGTGAATCCGTTGCGCTATTTCGAGACGTTGGGAAGCGATGAGCGCACCGCGTTGTCTCGCTTGGAGAACATCATTGGGAGTGAGTCGCGCAACGTCATTGCGCGTCATGATTTGATCGAGGTGGTGCGCACGGACAAGGAGCGCAAACCGCAGGTGGATGAGACGCTGGCGGAGGCTTCTCCGACGGTTGGGGTGTTGCCGCCGATCCGGGTGGGACGAACCATTTTGGAGCGGGAAGTGCTGGCAGCGGCGGCTCCCAAGGTGACGGATTGGGGCATTGAGTTGCTCGATGTGCGTTTCAAGCGGATCAATTACAAGGACGGGGTCATTGAGAAAATTTATGACCGGATGGTGAGTGAGCGTATGCAGATTGCCGAAAAGTTTCGCTCGGAAGGAGCCGGTGAGGCGGCGGTGATCAGTGGTCGGAAAGAGCGTGAATTGCGTGAGATTGAATCGGGTGCCTATCGCAAGGTGCAGGAGATTCAAGGGGAGGCGGATGCGACGGCCTCAGAGATTTATGCCCGGGCGTATAACATCAGTCCTGAGGCGGGGGCGTTTTACCAGTTTATTAAAACGTTGGATACCTACAAAACGACGTTGGGTGCGGACAGCACGGTGATCCTGACGACTAACAGCGATTTCTTCAAGTATCTGAAGAGTATTGATGGCGGTGATCCGGTTCCGGCTCCAGTGCCTGCGGCCGCAGCGGCACCTCGACGGACTCCGCCGCCTACTCCGACAGTGGCACCGACTCCAACTGCTCCGCGTCCCGCAGCTGCGCCGACGCCGACGCCAACGCAACCACCCACATCTGCGCCAGTTCAGGCTCCGGCTCCGGCAGCGACTCCTCCGGCGAATCCGAACTGA
- the hflK gene encoding FtsH protease activity modulator HflK has translation MTRELNPKTPPPVYPQFKLNFNYILAGLAGLVVLVGIFTSYYTVPVESEGVVQRFGRFSQVVSPGLRFKIPFGVDKVTVIPVKRQLQLELGFDEGGRQAGQFKASSVMQAERSMVTGDLNAVQVEWVVQYEIAFPKDFLFNLRDPESTLRDFAESVMREVVGDHTVDEVLTIGRQGIEVQTMQKLEEVVKRLEIGIRVKQVQLKNVHPPGPVQDSFDEVNRAQQEREQMINQANGEYNRVVPRAKGEATQKISEAEGYAVQRVNEAEGDVTRFEALLKEYEKAPAVTRQRIYLETMAEVIPMIGGKIIIDDEAKQLLPLLNLSTPAPTPRPAVVPVPTSTTTNSPSSPTSRLVR, from the coding sequence ATGACACGCGAACTTAATCCCAAGACTCCTCCGCCGGTTTACCCCCAATTCAAATTGAACTTCAACTACATCCTCGCTGGTTTGGCGGGATTGGTGGTGTTGGTGGGCATTTTCACGAGCTATTACACGGTTCCGGTGGAGTCGGAGGGGGTGGTGCAGCGGTTTGGTCGTTTTTCGCAGGTGGTGTCGCCGGGTTTGCGGTTCAAGATTCCATTCGGAGTGGACAAGGTGACGGTGATTCCGGTCAAGCGGCAGTTGCAGTTGGAGCTGGGTTTTGATGAGGGCGGAAGGCAGGCGGGGCAGTTCAAGGCGTCCAGTGTGATGCAGGCCGAACGCAGCATGGTGACGGGCGATTTGAATGCGGTTCAGGTGGAGTGGGTGGTGCAGTATGAAATTGCCTTTCCCAAGGATTTTTTGTTCAACCTGCGCGATCCGGAATCGACATTGCGCGATTTTGCGGAGAGTGTGATGCGTGAAGTGGTGGGGGATCACACCGTGGATGAGGTGTTGACGATTGGCCGTCAGGGGATTGAGGTGCAGACGATGCAGAAGCTGGAAGAGGTGGTGAAGCGTTTGGAGATCGGCATTCGGGTGAAGCAGGTGCAGTTGAAAAACGTGCATCCACCGGGGCCGGTGCAGGATTCCTTTGATGAGGTGAACCGGGCGCAGCAGGAGCGTGAGCAGATGATCAACCAGGCAAACGGGGAGTATAACCGGGTGGTGCCGCGGGCGAAGGGGGAGGCGACGCAGAAGATCAGCGAGGCGGAGGGTTATGCGGTGCAGCGGGTGAATGAAGCGGAGGGGGATGTCACGCGCTTTGAGGCGTTGTTGAAGGAGTATGAAAAGGCTCCAGCGGTGACGCGGCAGCGGATTTATCTGGAGACGATGGCGGAGGTCATTCCGATGATCGGTGGCAAGATCATCATCGATGACGAGGCGAAACAACTGCTGCCGTTGTTGAATCTTTCCACGCCAGCGCCCACACCGCGACCAGCGGTGGTGCCGGTTCCTACGTCGACAACGACCAATTCGCCCTCCAGTCCGACCTCCCGCTTGGTGAGGTAA